atttattagcCATACCGCCATCTATTTTGCATATTTCGTTTTTATTGGGAATTACTTGGTTATCTGAGAAAACAAACGAGAGATCTTTGGTGTGTTTGATAGCCCCATTATACGCAATTCCACTAATAGCAGTCATTAGATGGTGGCGTGGATCAGGTAAGCAGGTGTGGGCAACATGGATGTTATCGACTTTATTTTTAGGACAACCATATATCCATGCAATATGTGTTGCATGGGTTTCACGTAATTCAAACTCTGTGGGGTCAAGATCAATATGTTCTGCACTATACAATATGTTTGTTCAAATGGGGGCGATAATTGGTCTGAACATTTATCAAGAAGACGATTTCCCATTGTATAAAAAGGGGAATACCATAATATTCTTGATTGAAATGCTGCTAATCCCGTTGTTATTGCTTACAAAAGCATTTTATATTTGGAAGAATATGCAAAAAAGTAAAATCTGGAATAAGATGACTGAGGAGGAAAGGGAGTATTACCGCAAACACAGCACTGACAGTGGCAACAAAAGGTTAGATTTTGTATTTGAacattaatgataatgttgGATATgcaatatttgatttgtagGTCTTTATCTTCTGTTTGTAGAAGTAGTGAACAAACTTTTTGTTGGGCGAAAAGTTGTAACAAAGTAACGCGCGGATTTCTTTTCATCTCTTGTCATATaaccaataattgaaaCACTAACGATGAACAACCTCAATGGTATGTGCCAACCTCTTTATTACCTCCTCCCCTCCCCCCCAACTATACAACTAACAAGTGATAGACCTTTTTGCGCAGATTGTATCAtgtaatgataaattggaattgcACAAGATCCAAACTGAGCTTGAGGATGTGACCAAGAAAACAACAGAACCAGATCAACCTGCCTATATTCAGAAACTAGCTACAGATAAACttaaaatattgaataatcttctacaatcaaaacaaaaccagctaagcaaaaaaagatttgaattcaaGGGAGAGCCGGTACCACCTATATCAAACTCATTGGTGGTTAATGACCAGACAGTTCCTGACACatccaaatcaattcaaaaagttgataatcagatttttgaaatatcaCTGAATGAGCATATGGTAGTTGATTGTTTTAGCAATTCTTACTTACAAACTACAAATGAGATACCATCCATCCATCTTAAAAGTGGTAATAGATCCATATGCAAGTTAACAGTCCAAGGTCCAGTGTTTATTCATGATGTTGAAAATAGTATACTAATTTTATCATGTCACCAAGCAAGACTACACAATATTCACAACTCATTAGTGGTTATGGAATCTGTGCAGAATAATcgaattattattgaaaactgcaatcaaataaaagtCAATTCtggatttgaaattgacgATTTCAATTTTCCGACGAAGGAAATAAAAAATCCCCATTTTGAAGTTTTAATGAGAgagaaatcaaatgaagTGTTGGCTGCAGTGGGAAGAATTGCACAAACAGGCGATATTGAAACCGTTATCAATAAGTACATTGAAAACTGATGAGCAGCTGCCATAGTTTGTTACgatatcaacaaattgcTTTCTACGAAATCCGctagttttgtttttgggGTTATGAAGAAGTTTTCGTTGCTATAAGAATTAGCGCCGAATTCCCCGTTTTGATTAAGGCAAGATCCGgtacaaaaaaagaaaaaaaagatttcgGGTACTTTTTGGTTCCCCACTGGATACTAAATCCCTACAATAAATacatcttttttttttttgttgttgtggcggtaaactttttcaaattgttgagATTGCGGGGCGGCGGGGACCTCTGCTCACTTAAATCTTGGGGTGGGGAAATctgttttgaaaatttaccGAGGGGACGGTCAAGAGTTGGGGGTGCCAGTATTTgatgatataaataatgTTCAATATCTTTCTCTTGCTAAGATGTTCTTTGGCTTGAATAAGAACCTCGCGCATATACCAAATAAACAACCATGACAAAGTTACCATCGATTTCAGAAACTGATACCGTCTATGCAGACGACAATAAACcatatatttttgaaaaccCAAATGATTACCCAATAGAAACTTTGGTTAATCATATTTTGCCCTTCCCACAAGAAGTTGCAGGTGAATCTGTCAAAATCCCCGGTACTGCTGAAAAAGGATTTTCAGAAATATACCGTAACGCAGCCACTCCCAATGGAATCAAATCTGGTTTAATTCAAGGGTTAGATACCTATCATGCTATATTTGAGAATTCAGCTCAAGTTTACCCCGATGAACCATGTCTTGCTTTCCATGAGTATGATTACGAGAATTCTCAGCATTTAGAACGATACGCTTCAATCAGCTACAAAGAAGTCTACGAAAGGAAAAACAATTTGGCAGCAGGgttattctttttattatctGCTAACCCTTTTAAGAATAATTCATTGGAGTCACATCGCAAGATTGATAACCATAGCAGAGATTATAAAACTTATGATAGTGAGAATTTGTCTTTTATTGTGACATTCTACTCGGGTAATAGAGTCGAATGGATCTTGTCAGATTTGGCATGCTCCTCAAACTCAATCACATCGACTGCCTTGTATGACACTTTGGGACACGATGCATCCAAATATATTTTAGAGTCTACTGAATCTCCAGTTATTATTTCCTCAAAAGAACACATTCGTGGgttaattaatttgaaaaaagaagatcCTCAGGCATTAGcttcaattattttgattgtgTCTATGGAACCGTTAACGCAAAAGGATCAACACTTGGTTGACTATGCTGAGTCAAACAACATAAAATTATATGACTTTTCTCAAGTTGAAAGAACTGGGGCAATCTTCCCTCACAAAGAATGCCCTCCAAATAGCGAAACTGTTTTCACAATTACCTTCACTTCTGGGACTACTGGAGCAAATCCTAAGGGGGTTCTTTTACCACAAAGATGCTGTGCTTCAGCAATAATTGGCTACAGTGCATTAGTGCCACATCATAAGGGAACCAAAGAGTTTGCCTTTTTACCATTGGCTCATATTTTCGAAAGACACATACTGTCAGCAATGTTTTTATTTGGAGGTTCAGTAGCATTTCCGAGATTGGGCGGAACTCCATTGACTCtttttgaagatttgaaattatggAAACCGACATTTATGGCGAATGTACCCCGAATCTTTACCAAGATTGAAGCTGGAATTAAAGCAACCACAGTTGACTCTACTTCATCAGTTACACGTTCTCTTTATAACAGAGCCATTGAGACTAAACGTAGCAGACAAGTAAAAGACGGTGAAAGTGGTGGTCATTTCGTTTATGAccaattattgattaagAAATTGAGAAAAGAGATTGGTTTCGACAATATGGAATTTTGCTTTACTGGAGGTGCTCCAATTTCACCAGATACTATTAAGTTTTTAAAGGCAAGCTTAGGTATTGGTTTTGCTCAAGGTTACGGTAGCAGTGAATCTTTTGCTGGGATGTTGATGTCATTGCCATTCAAGCACTCGTCGGTAGGAACATGTGGAGTTATTTCTCCAACAATGGAAGCCAGAATCAGAGAGTTGCCATCGATGGGGTACAATTTGAACGATGTGGGTGGGCCTCGTGGTGAGTTACAGCTTCGTGGAGCACAATTGTTTACCAAGTACTACAAAAACGAGGAGGAAACAACCAAGGcaattgataaagatgGTTGGTTTTCCACTGGTGATGTTGCACAAATCACCGACGATGGGTTGTTTAAGATTATTGACAGAGTAAAGAACTTTTTCAAGTTGGCACAAGGTGAATATGTGACTCCAGAAAAGATTGAAGGGGTTTATTTGTCATCGAATTCCTTATTAACCCAACTATTTGTTCATGGAGACTTTTTGCAGACCTATCTTGTGGGAATTGTTGGTATAGACTCTGTTGGCATCCGCAGTTACATAAAAAGTACGttccaaaaagaaatcagcACCGATGAAGAGATTATTGCTTTTTTTGAATCCCCCAAAAATAGAAGAATCTTGTTACAAGATATTAATGGAAACGTTGCAGGTAAACTTCAAGGGTTTGAAAAGCTACATAACATAGAAGTTGCATTTGAACCGCTAACACTTGATAGAGGAGTTGTTAcaccaacaatgaaaataaGAAGACCAATATGTACCAAGTTCTTCAAGAAGGATATTGAAAAGTTGTACAACGAAGGATCTTTAGTTAGAAATAGCAACTTGTAGTTCAATAAAAATGtacaatatttattatttgttttctcTATATCCATATTAATAATGGTTCAAACGCCACAAGGTTACTTTACCAGATTGGTTTCCAATGGCCAACATTTCGTTATTTGGCGAGAATGCAATGCTTGTAACTTTACCTAATGGAGTACCACTGGTTGGCCAGTTGCTGTAGACAGAACCACTTGGTAAGTGCACCAACCTTAAAGCATCACGTTTGGCTCTTGATGCAATACATAACAATTGTCCGTCAGGGTTGAACACCAACGACGATATTGATGTGATTAAGTTTTCCACTGTTTTGATTGGCTTGGGATGAGCCGTTTCGGGAATGAATCCCAATCGATCATAAATGTTGACTAtcccattattattaccaatagCAACCCAACGATTGTTTTTACCACCAATTTGTAACTTGGTAATTCCTAcaccaccatcatcataCCATTTCCGAATGATCTTATTAGGGGTTTTGGAAGTGATTTTCCCTTCAAGAGCAAACTCCCACACTTCACCAGCGGAatttataatcataataaagGATTCATCGTTGGCAAATGCAAAATCAACTATTGTCCcttcaattttaaatcCATGAATCCAATGTCCGGTTTGGGCATTTAATAGATTGCACCACCCATTGTTACCAGTTAATCCAATGTATGTACCTCGGGGACTTATTTTAAAGTACTCAAACGATTTCTGTGTTTGCTCATGCCCATATAATCGGCTGATTTTCTCTATTTCTCcagttgataaattaattttattcatGTATCTTCTTCGGCCACTGGCATATATTAAGTTACTGTTTTTGGCATCATCGCCAGATTTACTTGACAACTGTGGATAGAAGCTAGCTTGCATTATTGGAcagtttttcaaaaaatatgaaGTAATAAAGTTGTTTGATTTCCCGTCAATTTGATAGATTCGAATGGTTTTATCAAACCCACCTGTTAGCAAAATTGGGTAGTTTGGAtggaaatcaattgtttggATACCCGATTTCCCAATTCTTTTATAGTTTGCATCTTTCAATCTTGTTATAGATATTTTATTGGCAGAAATTAGcttcaattgttttgtatttataaatttttctgTGCTTgacaaaatatttaataatgcAGTTGTTGACCCTAATCGTCCTTCCTCATCTTCATTGTCAATGTCAACATCCGACAATTCCTTCTCCTCATCACTGTTGTCTTCTATATCCTCTATCCATTGAGGTCTTGGGTATatcttttcaaattgggATCTCAATCTAACAATATATGACTTGCCAGATATAACTGAATCCTGTGGTGTTTTcctcaatttttttaatttatctgAGGTTAATAGAGagatgttgattttttcatcatcgCTATCCTCCCATGCATTATCTGAATCCTGATCAAGATCCTCTTCCTCGTCTTGCTCCTCATCTATTTCcatatcatcaacatcatgatgttcttcattatttccatcatcaataaaaaataaatcttcatcttGCAAATCTTCGATATCTGATGCGTTCTCCAGACCGCCTTCCTGGTCATTCAAATTCTCATCTACCTCTTCGTCCTCATCTGATGAATAATCATACAAATTGTCtaactttttcaaattgttctCAAATCCTGCTGCATCTCCAAACACCAATTTCTccaataatatttcttcttcatctttagGAGGTATTATGACTTCTTCCCCTTGTATGTTTGTAGGCATGGCTGATGGGCTATAGTATTGGAAGGTGTACgtaattctctttttttgccaaaaaaaaaaaaaaaaaaaaaaaatttcagtTTTGTTAGTGCGAGATGAGatttatgatgatgaggtCGTGTAATGGCGTACCATCAATGATTGCAAATATATACGGGATTTAAACtattaacaattttttataaaatatgaaagctgaaaaaaaaaaaaggtatATATGCTATAAAATAATGTACGTACATTTTGTGTTGGCTTTATTTcccatttttcattttgttgataaaattaataaaatactttttgaaatctttcaaatccaaattatGCAAGTTCAAGCAAAAGTCATTACATAAATCTTGAGATAATCCCatattcaacaaataattaCTCAAGACAACTATAAATTCATCatgttttttcaattcaaaactCTTCAACAATACGGCAATTTCTTGTGCAATTAATCGATATTGTGCATCGTTCAAAttaaattcttgtttttgaaatggCAATTCAAACGAAAGATTGATTACTTTGTTGATCAAGAATTCATCTATACCTTCAATTGGTGGTAAATTTTCGCTGTATTTGTCCTCTTTATCGTCCAATTTACCTCCACTTCCACCAAAAACATTAACAAAATTGGTCAATTGGACAATGGCTAATTTTGACGTGGCCGTATCGCCCAAATCGTAAGAATATTCAAACACTTTACCAATGATTTCTGgcaattcttgtttatttgaCTCAGTGATCAACAAACTTGAAAGATGATTCATAACGATTGAACTGATAAAGTTTAAAATTGCTCGTTTAAGGGAATTCTTATCTCTAATGATATCTGGTCGCAAATTCTCGTCTTCAATTACTGGGCTTTGCAAAACcagaaatattttttgaaataatgGTGTTATAAAGTTATTTAACAACTGGTATATGTTGTCGTCTGTTTTAAAGTTATGAGCTATTTGTCCAAGAAAACTTAAGAAATCACTATATTCActaattttcaaatttgatgatgaccAAATAACAGTTATCAATTTCGACAAGTGTTGGctaattattaaattgttcttgccattattatcattgtcGCTTTTGAAAATTGGAATAAATCTGGCAAAGGCAAATCTAGTAGCGTCCCTAATCATTTCGTGGCTCGAAAAGTTTTCCAATGTGATTAAAACAACTTGAGCGGCATTGTCTATTTTGGCAACGACATCAGGCAAAAACTTTAACCCCGACTCATAATCATATCCTCGTACTAAGGTACCAATTGCTTGTAAAGAGTGGTGTGCCTGTAAAATAACAATTGGTTCTCGTTGCGATTCAGGGATAGAAATACACTTTTCTAGGTCGCTGAAAATTGGctggaaaatcaaatcaatcaacttCAGTTTTAATTGAGACAATTCATTAGGGATCAAAGATATCAACAACCCCATTGTTTCAAATagatattgttgattgttgaaattACCATTctcaacaatatcatcGTCTTCATCTTTTGTTGGCAACTCTGCCTTAATCACCAATAATGGTTGCATCTTCACCACTATCGATTCAATCAATGTTTCATTATCCAATTTAGGCTTGGTTAATTTGATGAACCGGAAAAACAAATACCAGCTTCGAATACGAACTTTTTCATTGTCATTAAACAATCCCAATGGACTTGTGAAAATTTGTAGAATCttgataatcaattgaaaatttgattctCGACTAACCAAGAAATTATAATGCTTGacaattaattcaaaaaagTTTGATTGAATCATAGGATGGTTTATTTTCAAGATTAAATCggaattaatcaatttgattaagAATTCCTGGAAAATCAAGTATGGTTTGCTTTGgttaatttcatttctcGATATTTGGAAAACGTTGTTTCTAATGCTATCGGAGAACCCATTCAATTGATACAATCCcaattctatttttctCCAGTTGACGTTATTAATGTTGTCAATATTGGTTTCAAAAATAGACtcattaattattattggaattgatTCAAGGTACAACTGTGGTTCTAAGAGGGCAATAGTATCCTGAAAGCTTTTTAACTTTGCTCTGAAATCCAAAAATTGAGCTTGGGAATCCTCATCCAGAAccccatcatcatcgtcatcaaatctcattttcaatatcaatttatttaagAGAGTAGACATCAAATCCACGGTATATAATTGCCGGGTTTTTTTACTCAA
This sequence is a window from Candida dubliniensis CD36 chromosome 7, complete sequence. Protein-coding genes within it:
- a CDS encoding conserved hypothetical protein (spliced gene); amino-acid sequence: MNNLNDLFAQIVSCNDKLELHKIQTELEDVTKKTTEPDQPAYIQKLATDKLKILNNLLQSKQNQLSKKRFEFKGEPVPPISNSLVVNDQTVPDTSKSIQKVDNQIFEISSNEHMVVDCFSNSYLQTTNEIPSIHLKSGNRSICKLTVQGPVFIHDVENSILILSCHQARLHNIHNSLVVMESVQNNRIIIENCNQIKVNSGFEIDDFNFPTKEIKNPHFEVLMREKSNEVLAAVGRIAQTGDIETVINKYIEN
- a CDS encoding fatty acid activator 2, putative (Similar to S. cerevisiae FAA2); this translates as MTKLPSISETDTVYADDNKPYIFENPNDYPIETLVNHILPFPQEVAGESVKIPGTAEKGFSEIYRNAATPNGIKSGLIQGLDTYHAIFENSAQVYPDEPCLAFHEYDYENSQHLERYASISYKEVYERKNNLAAGLFFLLSANPFKNNSLESHRKIDNHSRDYKTYDSENLSFIVTFYSGNRVEWILSDLACSSNSITSTALYDTLGHDASKYILESTESPVIISSKEHIRGLINLKKEDPQALASIILIVSMEPLTQKDQHLVDYAESNNIKLYDFSQVERTGAIFPHKECPPNSETVFTITFTSGTTGANPKGVLLPQRCCASAIIGYSALVPHHKGTKEFAFLPLAHIFERHISSAMFLFGGSVAFPRLGGTPLTLFEDLKLWKPTFMANVPRIFTKIEAGIKATTVDSTSSVTRSLYNRAIETKRSRQVKDGESGGHFVYDQLLIKKLRKEIGFDNMEFCFTGGAPISPDTIKFLKASLGIGFAQGYGSSESFAGMLMSLPFKHSSVGTCGVISPTMEARIRELPSMGYNLNDVGGPRGELQLRGAQLFTKYYKNEEETTKAIDKDGWFSTGDVAQITDDGLFKIIDRVKNFFKLAQGEYVTPEKIEGVYLSSNSLLTQLFVHGDFLQTYLVGIVGIDSVGIRSYIKSTFQKEISTDEEIIAFFESPKNRRILLQDINGNVAGKLQGFEKLHNIEVAFEPLTLDRGVVTPTMKIRRPICTKFFKKDIEKLYNEGSLVRNSNL
- a CDS encoding U3 small nucleolar RNA-associated protein, putative (Similar to S. cerevisiae UTP18), coding for MPTNIQGEEVIIPPKDEEEILLEKLVFGDAAGFENNLKKLDNLYDYSSDEDEEVDENLNDQEGGSENASDIEDLQDEDLFFIDDGNNEEHHDVDDMEIDEEQDEEEDLDQDSDNAWEDSDDEKINISLLTSDKLKKLRKTPQDSVISGKSYIVRLRSQFEKIYPRPQWIEDIEDNSDEEKELSDVDIDNEDEEGRLGSTTALLNILSSTEKFINTKQLKLISANKISITRLKDANYKRIGKSGIQTIDFHPNYPILLTGGFDKTIRIYQIDGKSNNFITSYFLKNCPIMQASFYPQLSSKSGDDAKNSNLIYASGRRRYMNKINLSTGEIEKISRLYGHEQTQKSFEYFKISPRGTYIGLTGNNGWCNLLNAQTGHWIHGFKIEGTIVDFAFANDESFIMIINSAGEVWEFALEGKITSKTPNKIIRKWYDDGGVGITKLQIGGKNNRWVAIGNNNGIVNIYDRLGFIPETAHPKPIKTVENLITSISSLVFNPDGQLLCIASRAKRDALRLVHLPSGSVYSNWPTSGTPLGKVTSIAFSPNNEMLAIGNQSGKVTLWRLNHY
- a CDS encoding karyopherin, putative (Similar to S. cerevisiae LOS1); this encodes MEQQIHQAVEIALSGTADPTLKNQAFEFINHIKSTEEGYKACVDILIKSSNESINDGLKFFVYQVIDENIDKLNQEQVFALNQELFKCLSCYINNNLQDPAHLRNKFAQILAKQFCQVYINIYPNFIKDLLDLINVSEPATTNSNNLLAIDYYTRILIGIHSEIGDKYITRSQEIHDRNNLLKDAIRTQDMQQMVTSWIQILANPSFAHSEEILNNTLKIVGQYVSWMEISLFISPEFINTVFSFLQNSQLRNTTCETLIDIISKKMAPENKLELLSLLNLTDFISTLNLIDKNNTGDKSSEDNDDEDVEFMEFVAKLLNQIGQELLIVLENQSGLLEQVNAQLFKLWPAILGCLNHNYDDVSQNVFPFLQQFLTLSKKTRQLYTVDLMSTLLNKLILKMRFDDDDDGVSDEDSQAQFLDFRAKLKSFQDTIALLEPQLYLESIPIIINESIFETNIDNINNVNWRKIELGLYQLNGFSDSIRNNVFQISRNEINQSKPYLIFQEFLIKLINSDLILKINHPMIQSNFFELIVKHYNFLVSRESNFQLIIKILQIFTSPLGLFNDNEKVRIRSWYLFFRFIKLTKPKLDNETLIESIVVKMQPLLVIKAELPTKDEDDDIVENGNFNNQQYLFETMGLLISLIPNELSQLKSKLIDLIFQPIFSDLEKCISIPESQREPIVILQAHHSLQAIGTLVRGYDYESGLKFLPDVVAKIDNAAQVVLITLENFSSHEMIRDATRFAFARFIPIFKSDNDNNGKNNLIISQHLSKLITVIWSSSNLKISEYSDFLSFLGQIAHNFKTDDNIYQLLNNFITPLFQKIFSVLQSPVIEDENLRPDIIRDKNSLKRAILNFISSIVMNHLSSLLITESNKQELPEIIGKVFEYSYDLGDTATSKLAIVQLTNFVNVFGGSGGKLDDKEDKYSENLPPIEGIDEFLINKVINLSFELPFQKQEFNLNDAQYRLIAQEIAVLLKSFELKKHDEFIVVLSNYLLNMGLSQDLCNDFCLNLHNLDLKDFKKYFINFINKMKNGK